AAAGCCAATTTGGAAACCGGCATTTGATCGGGAGAACCGACCGGTTCGAAAAAACGGTTATCGGACATACTCGAATTCAAAGTCATAGATGCTCACCGTGTCCCCCTCGTTGACGCCCTGGCGTTCCAGTTCGGCAATGATGCCGCTCTGACGCAGCACGCGTTGAAAATATTGCAACGATTCGTAGTCGTCCATGTTGACGGAATTCAAGATCCGGATCAACCACGGCGCTTCAATGATGAAGACACCTTCGTTATTCGTAACTGTAAACGGGCGGTCGTTTTCGATTTTAAGTTCCGGCTCCGGTTCGGGTTCATAGACTTTGATGGCCGGAAGTGTGGGCAGGGCTTTGAAGATATAATATTTCAATTCTTTAAGTCCCACGCCCGTGACTGCAGAGATCGGGAAGACCTCGAAACCCCTGCCGCGAACATAGGTGCAGAAATCGTCGACCATTTCCTCAATGGCGCTGTCGGTCTTATTGGCCGCGACGATGCGGGGAAGAGAAGCCAGCAGTGGGCTGTAACGTTCCAGTTCGGAGCAGATAACATCGAAATCAGACTTGGGGTCACGCCCTTCGGTCGAGGCGACGTCTACGACTTGCAGCAGCAGGCGGCAGCGCTCGATGTGGCGTAAAAACTCATGACCCAATCCGACGCCCTCGGCTGCTCCTTCGATAATGCCGGGGATATCCGCCATGACGAAGGAATTCTCACTGTCTCCGTAAACCACGCCGAGATTGGGGCGCAGTGTCGTGAACGGATAATCGGCAATTTCGGGGCGTGCGTTGCTTATCGCAGAGATCAACGTGGATTTGCCTGCGTTCGGAAAGCCGACCAAACCGACGTCAGCCAGCAGTTTTAACTCAAATAACACCTCGCGCTCTTCGCCGGGGGCACCTGCTTTGGCAAAGCGCGGGCATTGACGGGTTGCAGTGGCAAAATGCCGGTTACCGGCACCGCCGCTTCCACCTTTGGCGATGATAACGGGTTTTTCGGAGGAGATATCGGCGATGATACGGCCGGTTTCGGCGTCTTTGATGACGGTGCCGATGGGCAGTGCGATGACGATGTCCTCACCTTTTCGTCCGGCTCTGCAGCCGCCGTCACCCTTAGCGCCGTCGGGCGCGGCATATTTGCGCTTATAACGGAAATCGGCCAACGTGGTCAGATGGGTATTTCCGCATAGCAGGATGTCGCCGCCCTTTCCGCCGTCACCGCCGTCGGGTCCCCCGTTGGCGATATACTTTTCGCGGTGGAAAGTGACAGCTCCGTTGCCGCCGTTTCCGGCTTTTAATAAAACTTTTGCGGTGTCGATAAACATAGTTCCCTCAGTAAAAGAATAAGGGACGGTCTGACGACCAAAAACAGGAGTCCTGCTTTCGGACGACTGCTCGTCCCATTCTTCATATTCAGTGTTGGATCGAGGTCATTCGCCGTATGTCACACGGTGACATTTCATTCGGTGATGACACTGATCTTTTTGCGGTTGCGGTCGAGACGTTCGAATTTCATCTTACCGTCGGCTTTGGCAAACAATGTGTTATCGCTGCCCATGCCGACATTCTCGCCGGGATGGAAATGGGTTCCGCGTTGACGGACCAGAATATTGCCCGCGAGAACCTGCTGACCGTCTGCCCGCTTGAGGCCGAGGCGCTTGGACTCGGAGTCGCGTCCGTTCTTAGTCGAGCCCATTCCTTTTTTATGAGCGAAGAACTGAAGACCGAGTTTAATCATTTTATTATTCCTCCGTTTCGGTAATTATCCTGATTGCATCCGGGTAATCGGACTGAATCGCAGCCAAATGGTCTTTGAGTGCGCCGATGACCTTATGCCCGTTGGGGTCTTTGCATCCGTGGATGGAGACCGTGTTTTCGCCGACTGTTACCGTTGCCTTTATGCCGAATGATTCGGTGATCGTGTTGGCGGCCATCATGACCGCAGACGTGACCGCTGCGCAGACGATGTCTTTTCCGGACTCCGCTGTTCCGCTGTGTCCGCTGACCTCGAATCCGACCGACGTTTTTGCGCGGTAAAAGAAGGTGGCTTTGATCATCAGAGCGTGATCGATTCGATCTTGACCTTTGTGTAGGGCTGACGGTGACCGAGTTTGCGATGCACGTTTTTCTTGGCTTTGTAGGTGAAAACGGTGATCTTTTTGGCTTTACCGGATTTGATGACGGTTCCGACGACTGCGGCGCCGCTCACAAACGGTGTGCCGGTGATCAGCTTATCTCCTTCGACGACCAGAACTTTGTCGAACGTGACTTGTTCGCCGTCGTATTTTCCGAGCTTTTCGACGAAGATTTCGTCGCCCTCGGTGACGCGGTATTGTTTACCGCCGGTTTCGATGATTGCGTACATTGTTTTTAAAAACACCTTTCGATGATCTCGCTGTGCAGGGCGAAGGGATACCTCGCGTCGAGTTTGTGTAATCCACTTGCTTCCGGGAGCCCTGACTGCCTGATTGGCAGCGCACACATGCGGCTCGAAATAATATAGCATAAAATCGGCATGATGTCAAGCGTTTTTGCATAAAAAGAAGGGGTTAAAGGGATGCCTGTTTGTGGTAAAAGCAAATCAAGCGAGCCTGCCGTGCAAGCCCGCTCGATGAGTTATCGATATTTCAAAATGGGAAAATTAACGGCCGATGATTCCGGACGGAACAATGAAAATATCCGCCGTGATGCGGTTGTTATCAACTGCCGAAGCACTGGGTTTGACAGGCCGGTTGTTAATCAGATCAGCCGCTGTATAGCAAACCGCCAACACGCCGGAAATAATGCTTGCAAATAGCAATAACAATAAGGCTGTTAAGAGGGGGCGCTTTTTCATATCGATTCCTTTCTGCCAGGTGACATATATCGTTGAAGTTACATTTTAATCGGTTGGAATGTGTTGATATGCATATAATATCACGAAATGGTTACATTTTCGGTTACATTTTGACATATTGTGTGCAGAATTATTGTTAACAGTCGTTTTTGGGATCAATTTATGGATAAAAGAAGAGAAAACCGCCTAAGGGCGGTTAAGAGTTTGAATTATGCATAGTATTGGGCTTGAGCGTTCCAGAGTTCAAAATATTTACCGTTAGGTTCTTTGATGAGTTGATCGTGGCTTCCGCGTTGGACAAGGCAACCTTGATCGAAGACCGCGATGTCATCGCAGAAACGGCAGGAGGACAGCCGGTGACTGATATAGATAGCCGTCTTGTCACC
This window of the Oscillospiraceae bacterium genome carries:
- the rplU gene encoding 50S ribosomal protein L21 gives rise to the protein MYAIIETGGKQYRVTEGDEIFVEKLGKYDGEQVTFDKVLVVEGDKLITGTPFVSGAAVVGTVIKSGKAKKITVFTYKAKKNVHRKLGHRQPYTKVKIESITL
- a CDS encoding ribosomal-processing cysteine protease Prp; amino-acid sequence: MIKATFFYRAKTSVGFEVSGHSGTAESGKDIVCAAVTSAVMMAANTITESFGIKATVTVGENTVSIHGCKDPNGHKVIGALKDHLAAIQSDYPDAIRIITETEE
- the obgE gene encoding GTPase ObgE — translated: MFIDTAKVLLKAGNGGNGAVTFHREKYIANGGPDGGDGGKGGDILLCGNTHLTTLADFRYKRKYAAPDGAKGDGGCRAGRKGEDIVIALPIGTVIKDAETGRIIADISSEKPVIIAKGGSGGAGNRHFATATRQCPRFAKAGAPGEEREVLFELKLLADVGLVGFPNAGKSTLISAISNARPEIADYPFTTLRPNLGVVYGDSENSFVMADIPGIIEGAAEGVGLGHEFLRHIERCRLLLQVVDVASTEGRDPKSDFDVICSELERYSPLLASLPRIVAANKTDSAIEEMVDDFCTYVRGRGFEVFPISAVTGVGLKELKYYIFKALPTLPAIKVYEPEPEPELKIENDRPFTVTNNEGVFIIEAPWLIRILNSVNMDDYESLQYFQRVLRQSGIIAELERQGVNEGDTVSIYDFEFEYVR
- the rpmA gene encoding 50S ribosomal protein L27; this encodes MIKLGLQFFAHKKGMGSTKNGRDSESKRLGLKRADGQQVLAGNILVRQRGTHFHPGENVGMGSDNTLFAKADGKMKFERLDRNRKKISVITE